Proteins from a genomic interval of Dermacentor variabilis isolate Ectoservices chromosome 8, ASM5094787v1, whole genome shotgun sequence:
- the LOC142589653 gene encoding uncharacterized protein LOC142589653, with protein MKIAITFLLVAFAAVCVYATSEPHCEGVTCDPETCPKHECHCGSHKDACGCCDFCNKCASEECHPEHNDHCADGLHCVKKVVGEETEPVQGHCEPVEPSSTAAHPETPVKIPDSEAPVQEPEEHHEEHAKSEAHHE; from the exons ATGAAGATTGCTATCACATTTCTTCTTGTCGCATTTGCGGCTGTGTG CGTGTACGCCACGTCGGAGCCCCACTGCGAGGGTGTGACGTGCGACCCCGAGACTTGTCCCAAGCACGAATGCCACTGCGGAAGCCACAAGGACGCCTGCGGCTGCTGCGACTTCTGCAACAAG TGCGCAAGCGAGGAGTGCCACCCCGAACACAACGACCACTGTGCCGATGGCCTGCACTGCGTCAAGAAGGTCGTCGGCGAAGAGACTGAACCGGTTCAGGGACACTGCGAACCAGTCGAGCCCAGCAGCACCGCCGCTCACCCAGAGACTCCCGTCAAGATACCGGACTCGGAGGCGCCAGTACAAGAACCGGAAGAGCACCACGAAGAACACGCCAAGAGTGAAGCTCACCACGAGTGA